The nucleotide sequence AGATCAGTGAGGAGTGAGGAGGAATGGATGAAATCATTCAAGATATACCCCTCACTCAAAACCCAAGTACTACCTTTGACTTGTTCAGGGGTAATGACTTGTAGTCATGGATTCAGGATTTAGTAAGAGGGAGTTGATGCGAGCAGTCGTCCAATTAGTCAGCAAAGCAAAAGTCACTGTCAATGACAAAACCACAGGAGAAATCGGCCAAGGGCTTCTTGTCCTTCTGGGCGTGAATCAAAACGATTCGGAAAAGGATGCCGCCTACCTGGCGGAAAAGATAATCCACCTGCGGATATTTCAGGATGAAAACGGTCTGATGAACCGGTCGGTCCAGGACGTCGGCGGTTCAGTCCTGATCGTTTCGCAGTTCACCCTTTTCGGCGATTGCCGCAAAGGCAGACGACCATCTTATTCCAAGGCCGCACCCCCGGAAAAAGCTAAGCATTTATATGAGTTCTTCACCAGGCAGGTTCAAGAAATGGGGATCAACACCGCAACCGGTGAATTCCAGGCGATGATGCATGTGTCGCTGACCAACAACGGCCCGGTGACTATTCTGCTCGATTCTGAAAAACTATTTTGATCCTGTATCACTCAGACAAGGGTTTTCGGATGCAATTGCCTTATTTGTTTTGCGCTTTTGATACGTTACGATCAGCTCCATCCCGGCGGCAAGCAAACGGAGACTCCTTGCCAGAAACACAATACTGCCGGCAACAGCCACACCGATCAGGATTTTTTCAGTCAGTGTTTTTCCCATAATCAGTCATTCCCATTTTTGCATGGCACAATCTGCAGGTTGAATAATCCTATACACCTGTAGAGTACAGCATCACCAACAGCTTGACAAAAAGAAATGCACCCAGTAGAAATAAGTAGATTTTTCAACAATTATGAACGGCTGATCCTAATGATTAAGACACTTACCCTCAACAGGTAAATTCATTCCATCATGCGTCGAGTCTGGGCAGAATCTCCTGAAACAATCACTCAAGAAATCAACTTACTTATTGATGATCAAACCCGCCTGAATTTCTGCCAGAAAACCGCTCCCAATCAGGTTGTATTCCTCAGTGCCATTGAACCAGACGACTCCGGATCATGCATCAAACTTACGAAAAGGAATGCCTTCGGTATCAACCCGGGCGAGTGTTTCCTGTTTTACAAGCGGGTAAACCAGCTGATGCGGGGTTTTAAAAGCCTTGTCCTGAACAATGACCGGAAAAATATTACCGCATCTCTGCCCTCGGAAATATTTGAAATTCAACGCCGCAAACACCCTCGCCTGACAACTCCAGGCAACTCCAGAGCTACCTTCATCCCCGATGGCAAACAAAGGCTGATAACCTGCAGAGTACTCGATGTCACCCTTGACGGCGCAAGACTGGTAGGAAACTTCAGTAGCAGCATAAAAAAAGATGATATATTGAAGCCCCTTTCACTATCGCTCTGCCTGCGCTATTCCGACCTTGAACACAAGATCAATATCACCCAGGCCCGGGTTGCCTGGGTTGCCGAACGCAGCAAGGACCAGCGGCTCATGGGGGTGTACTTTACCGAGCAGAACACCGACCTGGAACAACTGAAACATTATCTGCATCTGCGGCTGCTTGAAGATAAATCGGCATAGATATTCATCAATTAACTATTCCTTACCGGAAGTCTCAAAACGGACCCATAAACGACGCATTGTTTTTTTCATATCCTCGTCATCAATCATCGCAAGCATCTGCTCAATCTCAGTAAGACGCTTTTTATCCGGCTGTTTTTTTCTCTCCGGAAGTTTTTCAGGCGGAGTTTCCGAATGGAGTCTGTCGGTGAGTGAAAACCTGATATCGGTGAGATCTGTTTTCCCGTCAAGTCGTTGATTCACCTGCTCAAGGATCATGGTTTTTTCATAGACAAGCTGCTGCATCCAGACCGAGTCCGTTACATTCACCCACAAGGTTGTTCCACGAATCAGATACGGCTCGGCATGCTCGGCCACCTCCTTGCCAACGACATCCTTCCAGAAACCGAATACACCATGCAGATCAACCCGGTCACGCCACCCCCTGTCCTTAAAAATACTCTTCAGCAACAGGGCGATCTCTGTGGGCTTGTTGGATAAAGACATCAAATGTTCCTTCGTTGTAATTTTGAAATAAAATATGCGGATACAGTCAACTTATAACCAAGTTGAGAGATTTTTGCATTTACTGAAGATGCAAGGAAGATATTGTTCAGCTATACTCTGGCATGCTGGACAACAGATGACACAGCAGGTTCGGTGAAGGCGAAAATCACTTTTTATCAAATACTAAACAACCCTTGCCACTTTGCAAAGAAATCTGTATACAATTGCCAACAAAAAAATGTAATGGGTCCGAATCATCAGGGCCTTTCAAAATGGAGAAATTTGATGTTAAGAACCAACAAGGACAAATTGATCCGCCAGTCAGTCATCGGTGAAATTACGTCCCCCCTCGGCGGCGTAAACCCTTACAGAATAAACCCTGACGGTCATTCTGATGTCTACCCAGGCGTCGGCGGCATCACCTATAATGTACGAATCGGTGACCCGGCCTGCGGCCTTTTTGCGGATCACGTTGAGCCGGGAGTGAGTATCAGCAATTTTACTCAGTTCCAGGGGCAGCCCGGACCGAACCGCGCTCTGAATATCTTTTCCTGCGCCGGCAACACCGCTACCGTGGCAACCGGAGATGCCAAAGGGAAAATCGGCATGGTCACCGGCAAACACGGCGGCATCGAACATGTACTGATTGATTTTGAGCCCGAAGTCCTTGAGCAACTGGTGATCGGCGATAAAATCCAGATCAAAGCCTTCGGCTGCGGCCTGCAGATCCTGGATTATCCTTCCATCAAAATAATGAACCTGGATCCGGCGCTTCTTGAAGCCATGAAGATTAAAGACCTCGGCAAAGGCAGGATTCAAATTCCGGTGACCCACACGGTCCCGGCAAAGATCATGGGCTCAGGGATTGGTTCAACCCACAGCCACAGCGGCGATTATGACATACAGTTATTTGACCAGCCCACTGTCAGCGAACATGGCCTTGACGGCCTGAAGCTCGGTGATTTCATCGCCATCACCGATGCGGATGCGACTTACGGCAGGATTTATAAAACCGGTGGCATTGTCATCGGTATTGTCGTACACTCAGACTGTGTTCTTGCCGGTCATGGCCCCGGGGTCATGGTGGTCATGACATCCAAGGACGGACTGATTGTCCCGAAAATCGACAAAAAGGCAAACCTCAACATTTTCTCGAAACTCACAAAATAATTACAAGGAATCCCCGTGGACGACCGACAACGTTTAAAAGAACTGCTCCTTGAAAAATCCTACCGCAAAGGAACCTTCAAACTCTCATCCGGCAGGGAATCTGATTTTTACATCGACGGCAAGCAGACCACCCTTTCCGCTGAAGGCGCCTATCTCTGCGGCAAACTGATATTTTCTCTGATCAAGGAAAACCCGTCACCAATTGACGCCGTGGGCGGCATGACTCTGGGAGCCGACCCCCTGGTTACCGCAGCTTCATTAGTCAGCTATCTGGAGAAAACCCCCATCCCGGCATTCATCGTCAGGAAAGAATCCAAAAAACACGGCACCGAAGATTATATTGAGGGCAGAAGCAACATGCCCCAAGGGATTTCAGTGGCCCTTCTTGAAGATGTTGTCACTTCAGGCGGAACCTTGATTAAGGTCATTGATCGAGTTGAAGCACAGGGATATAAAGTCGGTCTGGTAATCACCGTTGTCGATCGGCAGGAAGGGGGCGCCGAGGCCCTTGCCGAAAAGGGTTACACGCTCAAGAGTATTTTCACCAGAGAAGAGCTCCTAGCTTGATCCGGTTCCCGGCAGCACAAAGTATTCAGACAAATCCATCAGGGTTCATAAGAAAATCATGCAATGCAAAGAGTGTAAAGGCGAACTCCAGGTGGCAAGAAGCTGCCGCAGAGTAAGAATGAAATGCAGCAAATGCGGCAAAGAATATTTTATTCATGAAGTCGCGGACCAGCTGGATCCTGAGACCGAAGAAAAACTCTCCTCGTATACCTCGATCATCTATGACTGATAAGTGAGGAGTGATGAGTGCTGAGTGCTGAGTGCTGAGTGCTGAGTGCTGAGTGCTGAGCTTAATGCTCCCATCGCACCTGTCAACAACGTTTCTCCCAACTTTTCACTATTCACTATTTACTCGTCACTATTCACTCGCTTCTCAAATCACCATTCAAGGCGCAGGTCATCGTCCAAGGCACTGACCTTGGCAATTCTCACAGAAAGAATATCCCTGAAATCCGGATGTACCCCTTGATTGGCCGGAAGACTTCCTTCAAGCAGCGTGTCGAGAAGCAGAACCTGAACGCGCCGCGGTCCCGAATCAATAACCATGGCATCCACCCTGCTGCCGACAAATTTCTCATAATACTTATAAAGCCAGTAGCGATGCCGCAGTTGTCTGACCAGATTCACCTTGGTCTGTGTTGCCTGGATGGCCCGTGAAAAATCCTTCAGATCATTGTCTGGAAACAACTCTCCTTTCCCTTGCAACAAGGCGCTGATCTGGTGCTGCATGACCAGATCCAGAAACCTTCTGATCGGTGAGGTGACCGTGGTATATTGCATAACACCGACGCAACTGTGCGGCTCCGGAGTAGTCAGCATTTTTGCCGGCGACAGATATTTTCTCTGTCGATAAATCGTATACAGGTCTTTTTCATATCCCTGGATTAATCTTTGCCGCGGCTCTTTCTGCGCCCTGAACAACCCGTGCACCTGCCGGTCGGAAACAAACTGCGCGCCGATTGAGTTGGCCAGCACCATGAACTCGGCGATCAGCGACCTCGAAGGGGTATCGACCTCAGCAAGCCGGATATCCACCTCATCCTCATTAACACTGATCACCACATCAGGGATGGGCAGCAGCAACGCCCCGGCAGCAAGTCTTCTCTGCCGGAGTTTATTGGCAAGCAGCGAAAGACTTTTCAATGCCGGATCAGTATCCATGAGTCCGTCTGCTTCCGGATAACTGAGCTGCCTTTTCACCGACACAATACTTGAGATTATATCGAAATCCAGCATCTCGCCTTCTTTGGACAATAAAACCATAAAACTCATTGCTGCCCGGGACTCACCACGTTTAAGACTGCAAAGGTCTTCGGAAATCGCCCCTGGCAGCATGGGCACACGGCTTTCCGGAAAATACAATGAAGTAATGCGTTTTAATGCCTCTTCAAAAAGCGGGCTGCCGGGTTTGATAAAATGCGCCACATCAGCGATATGAATTCCCACCAGAAAATTGTCAGCCTTTTGTTCGATATGAAGCGCGTCATCAAAATCCCTGGTTTCCGCACCGTCTATGGTAAACAGGTTGAGATGCCGCAGGTCCTTTCTCGACGCTTCGGCTAGCAGTTGATCCTGCCGAACCACACAATCAGCGATGCTCTGCAGGGCCTCATCGGAAAATTCGCAGGGTATTTCATAGCGCAGCAATGGAATATTCTCGTTTGCTTCCCATATCCCGGCATTTACCAGCAGATAATAGACATCGTGGGGATTGTTAAGACCTGCGCGCTTCAAAAGCTCGCGCGCCAGATCACTTTCCTTTGCCTCATTGCCGAACAGATAGAAATCCTTAAGCAAATCCAGGCAACGCTCTTTTTCAGGCCAGCTTTCCTGGTCATTCGCCTTCCCTTCAAAAAGGCCGCGCAGCATCCGCGCCCCGCTGTCAAGCAATGCATCCTGCTGTTTTTCTTTATCAGCTTTGAGCTGCAGTTGTTCAACAATCTCCCGGGAGTGGACAATTATCATGCCTTCCCTGAATTTAAAAAACAGTTTATCGATGAATATACAGCGCAAAAAAGCAGCTACGTGATCATCGCTGGCACGTTCACCAAAACTCAGTTCAGTCAAAAACCTTGGATCAAAAGCGTCGTTTTTCTCTTCAACGGCAAGGGACCAAATTTCTTCAAGATCTACTTTCGCCATCATCTCCAGACGTTTTTGGGCGATTTCCTGAAGTTGGCGGATCATCTCATCCCTGGTCATATTCAGGGAATATGCCTTGTCTGAATGATATACCACCCGTGCGGCAGAGAGGCTTACGTCGCGGCCGTTCTTATTTAAGAGCTGCAGTTTATTGCTGCTGTCTTTCAAGACTATTGCGCAAATCATCTTGCCATGTTCAATGTATTCTATAATTTTTCCTGCCAGGGACATGCGGGAGACCTTGAATTGGGTTTTACAGATGCTGCCGGAACTATGGAAATCAATACTGATGGCATGAATAAAACTCTAAAAAAGAGTGGCTCGATGTTACAACAATAAAATGTTTTGTCACCAAATTCCCGTGTGCATCTCAGCAAAAAAGGATAAAATAGCTTTTCATCCCAACAAAAAACTGCACAATATTGACAGGGAAAAGACATCACCCTGATACGAGAAAACTGGTATGCATTATGACAACGATCAAAATAATAACTAATTCACGACGATTTCTATGACCATAAATAACTCCCATACCGAAACAATAAAATCAGGTGTAGTTGCGCTGGTGGGTCCGCCTAATGTCGGCAAATCCACATTACTCAATGCCCTCATGGGCCAGAAGATATCCATCGTTTCGCCGAAGCCGCAAACCACAAGGAACCGCATCCTGGGAATTTTAAATGACCCGGGGTATCAGATTATCCTGATGGATACTCCCGGACTGCACACCGCCCATAGTCCTCTCAATCTTGAGATGGTAAAAATCGCCATGGACTCATTAAGTGAAGTGGACGTCATCCTCTTCATGATAGATGCGACTTTTCCTCTGCCCAAAAAAACTTCGACATCCCCTACCCGATTCCTGGAAAAAGTCACAAAACCGGCCATTCTGCTGATCAATAAAATCGACAAGCTGGAAAAAGGCCTCCTCCTTCCCCTGCTCACCACCTATAAAGAGATTTACCCGTTTACTTCAATGCTGCCGGTCTCAGCACTTCACAATGACGGTACCGGCCTGATTATCGATGAACTCCTTAAAATTTTACCCGAAGGCCCGAGACTGTACCCCGAAGACATTCCCACCGACTCCACCGAACGGTTCATTGTCGCTGAAATAATCAGGGAAAAAATCTTTCTCTTGACCGGCCAGGAAATACCTTACTCCACCGCTGTGACCATTGACATGTTCCAGGAAGAAGAGTCCCGGAACCTGGTTACCATCGACGCAACAATCTATGTCGAAAAAAAATCACAGAAAGGCATTGTCATCGGTAAGGGAGGTTCCAAACTCAAACAGATCGGCAAAGCCGCCCGCGAGGATATTGAAATTCTCCTGGCATCAAAAGTCATGCTTAAACTCTGGGTCAAGGTCCAGAAAGACTGGACAAAAGATCCGCGATTCTTGAAGGAATTGGGGTTTTGATGTGGGGGGGAAAATCGACTGAATAAGCCTTGCTGACCTAGACTTTCATTTTAGCGATCAAATTCGGATGGACGGAATATATTTCTTCAGAATAGATACCCAGGAGGAGTGGTTCTTTTTTCACGAGTTCGGCAAGACGCATTCTCAATTCCTGGCGATACTGCCATTGAGAATGCTCTGCTGAAAAATTCTTGAAAAGTCCTTCAGCCTCATCACGGACTGTCCGGGGGAGTAGATCCTGTTGCGATTCAAAGGGGAAAGATTCCGCAAGTCTGGTAAAATCAAGATACGTGCTTCCATAGAGTTTAAGGGATGCGGCAAGAAAAGCCATGAGGGCAGCGCCGACCAAAAAATCTCCGCGGGAATGCACAAAGCCGATAACCAGTAAAATCCAGACACTTGCAGAACAGGCAAGATAAAGAATATAAAAAAATCTTCCGATAAATTTCCAGGATTCATTTAATTCGCGATACATTTCATTTCTCCTGTTTTACTCAATACAACGTCGGCCATGAATCTAATTAGTCGAAAGTCTCTTTCTATTTTATCCGAACATTATTATCATGGAAATCAGTCCAAATTTCGAATACATAAAGGGTCTCATGGGAGAGCCCATTAAATTATTACGACACCTTTTATTATAGCAGAATAGAAGGGAAAAAAACAAGCGAGACAT is from Pseudomonadota bacterium and encodes:
- the dtd gene encoding D-tyrosyl-tRNA(Tyr) deacylase, with translation MRAVVQLVSKAKVTVNDKTTGEIGQGLLVLLGVNQNDSEKDAAYLAEKIIHLRIFQDENGLMNRSVQDVGGSVLIVSQFTLFGDCRKGRRPSYSKAAPPEKAKHLYEFFTRQVQEMGINTATGEFQAMMHVSLTNNGPVTILLDSEKLF
- a CDS encoding PilZ domain-containing protein; protein product: MRRVWAESPETITQEINLLIDDQTRLNFCQKTAPNQVVFLSAIEPDDSGSCIKLTKRNAFGINPGECFLFYKRVNQLMRGFKSLVLNNDRKNITASLPSEIFEIQRRKHPRLTTPGNSRATFIPDGKQRLITCRVLDVTLDGARLVGNFSSSIKKDDILKPLSLSLCLRYSDLEHKINITQARVAWVAERSKDQRLMGVYFTEQNTDLEQLKHYLHLRLLEDKSA
- a CDS encoding DUF721 domain-containing protein, with protein sequence MSLSNKPTEIALLLKSIFKDRGWRDRVDLHGVFGFWKDVVGKEVAEHAEPYLIRGTTLWVNVTDSVWMQQLVYEKTMILEQVNQRLDGKTDLTDIRFSLTDRLHSETPPEKLPERKKQPDKKRLTEIEQMLAMIDDEDMKKTMRRLWVRFETSGKE
- a CDS encoding DUF4438 domain-containing protein; its protein translation is MLRTNKDKLIRQSVIGEITSPLGGVNPYRINPDGHSDVYPGVGGITYNVRIGDPACGLFADHVEPGVSISNFTQFQGQPGPNRALNIFSCAGNTATVATGDAKGKIGMVTGKHGGIEHVLIDFEPEVLEQLVIGDKIQIKAFGCGLQILDYPSIKIMNLDPALLEAMKIKDLGKGRIQIPVTHTVPAKIMGSGIGSTHSHSGDYDIQLFDQPTVSEHGLDGLKLGDFIAITDADATYGRIYKTGGIVIGIVVHSDCVLAGHGPGVMVVMTSKDGLIVPKIDKKANLNIFSKLTK
- the pyrE gene encoding orotate phosphoribosyltransferase, whose protein sequence is MDDRQRLKELLLEKSYRKGTFKLSSGRESDFYIDGKQTTLSAEGAYLCGKLIFSLIKENPSPIDAVGGMTLGADPLVTAASLVSYLEKTPIPAFIVRKESKKHGTEDYIEGRSNMPQGISVALLEDVVTSGGTLIKVIDRVEAQGYKVGLVITVVDRQEGGAEALAEKGYTLKSIFTREELLA
- a CDS encoding RNB domain-containing ribonuclease, with product MSLAGKIIEYIEHGKMICAIVLKDSSNKLQLLNKNGRDVSLSAARVVYHSDKAYSLNMTRDEMIRQLQEIAQKRLEMMAKVDLEEIWSLAVEEKNDAFDPRFLTELSFGERASDDHVAAFLRCIFIDKLFFKFREGMIIVHSREIVEQLQLKADKEKQQDALLDSGARMLRGLFEGKANDQESWPEKERCLDLLKDFYLFGNEAKESDLARELLKRAGLNNPHDVYYLLVNAGIWEANENIPLLRYEIPCEFSDEALQSIADCVVRQDQLLAEASRKDLRHLNLFTIDGAETRDFDDALHIEQKADNFLVGIHIADVAHFIKPGSPLFEEALKRITSLYFPESRVPMLPGAISEDLCSLKRGESRAAMSFMVLLSKEGEMLDFDIISSIVSVKRQLSYPEADGLMDTDPALKSLSLLANKLRQRRLAAGALLLPIPDVVISVNEDEVDIRLAEVDTPSRSLIAEFMVLANSIGAQFVSDRQVHGLFRAQKEPRQRLIQGYEKDLYTIYRQRKYLSPAKMLTTPEPHSCVGVMQYTTVTSPIRRFLDLVMQHQISALLQGKGELFPDNDLKDFSRAIQATQTKVNLVRQLRHRYWLYKYYEKFVGSRVDAMVIDSGPRRVQVLLLDTLLEGSLPANQGVHPDFRDILSVRIAKVSALDDDLRLEW
- the era gene encoding GTPase Era, with amino-acid sequence MTINNSHTETIKSGVVALVGPPNVGKSTLLNALMGQKISIVSPKPQTTRNRILGILNDPGYQIILMDTPGLHTAHSPLNLEMVKIAMDSLSEVDVILFMIDATFPLPKKTSTSPTRFLEKVTKPAILLINKIDKLEKGLLLPLLTTYKEIYPFTSMLPVSALHNDGTGLIIDELLKILPEGPRLYPEDIPTDSTERFIVAEIIREKIFLLTGQEIPYSTAVTIDMFQEEESRNLVTIDATIYVEKKSQKGIVIGKGGSKLKQIGKAAREDIEILLASKVMLKLWVKVQKDWTKDPRFLKELGF